The sequence below is a genomic window from Lolium perenne isolate Kyuss_39 chromosome 4, Kyuss_2.0, whole genome shotgun sequence.
tcacccctggaccatgggtccatagcagtagatagatggtcgtcttctcctcattgtgctatcatgttcgatcttgtgagctgcctatcatgatcaagatcgtttatttgtaatcctacatgttgtgtttgttgggatccgatggatattgaatactatgtcaagttgattatcaatctatcatatatgagttgtttatgttcttgcatgctctccgttgctagtagagactctggccaagttgatacttgtgactccaagaaggtgtatttatgctcgatagtgggttcatgcctccattaaatctgggacagtgacagaaagttctaaggttgtggatgtgctgttgccactagggataaaacatcgatgctttgtctaaggatatttgtgttgattacattacgcaccatacttaatacaattgtctgttgcttgcaacttaataccggaaggggttcggatgataacctgaaagtggactttttaggcatagatgcatgctggatggcggtctatgtactttgtcgtaatgccctgattaaatctcatagtactcatcatgatatatgtatgtgcattgttatgtcttctttatttgtcaattgcccaactgtaattcgttcacccaacatgctatttatcttatgggagagacaccactagtgaactgtggaccccggtcctattttttacatctgaaatacaatctactgcaattgttctttactgttcttcgcaaacaatcatcttccacacaatacggttaatcctttgttcacagcaagccggtgagattgacaacctcactgttacgttggggcaaagtactttggttgtgttgtgcagattccacgttggcgccggaatccctggtgttgtgccgcactacacttcgccgccatcaaccttcaacgtgcttcttggctcctactggttcgataaaccttggtttctttcagagagaaaacttaccgctgtgcacatcacaccttcctcttggggttcccaacggacgtgtgtctcacgcgcatcagagCTCGGGAGCTAAAAGCACTTTTCGTTAACTTAATACATTTTTTGTTACAAAATCATGGCCTAACCAAATAGGAAGAGGCCAACATATAGATCAACATAAAGTATATGGCATGCTAAAAGACATAAATCTATGAAATATGAATGCTATCGCTACTTAATGTGGACATAGAGTCAAATTCACTCGAGCTTCTTGACACACTCGAGCTTCTTGGCGCAATGCTCCATTGGCTCTCTGCATTGCAACTTATGTAACAAGCCAATAACTGCAACAAACCAATACATGAAAGTAAACCCTCATATAAGAATGGACTGATGGTATCTATAGTTAGATTTTTTCAGCAAGTGGATAATATTAAAAGCCAATTACATACGAGCTATTTAATACAAGATATGAGCAAGTCGAAAAACATGCGTGATATGACCGAGAATCTCCTTAGCTCTTGATCGATGGTATCTATGGTTAGATTTTTTCGATTGTTGATTCAAGATGCTCGCTTGTGCCTtcgtttctttttctttgttggaTCAGCCTGTTTGGATATAGTTTTTAGGCTTTTATTTTTTGTTGGCTCTTGGAGTAATGGGCTCTATTTTTTTTGGAGGAGATGTTTCGAATAATGTGCTCGATTTTCGTTATTTTTGTTTTTCTACATTTTCAGCTTGTTTTCTTTTTTGTGTACAATTGCTTACATTTGCGCAATTATACATACATGCGTGATAAAAATATATATATGTCAATTACTTGCAGATACGTAACTACGCATATTGATTGGGAAACCGTGCCTTTTTTATGTGTGTTTGCATGTATATATGCATGTAATTGAATGTATCTTCACATGTGTGTAGTTGCAAGTTTATGCACCAAAAATATCTATAATATAttaaacatatatatatatatatatgcaattGCACATAAGTGTGTAATTGTATATAAGTATACAATTGCACATGAATATATAATTGCAAATGTATGTGTAATTTTAGATTTCATACGTAATCAATTTGTATGGTAATTTGTAAGGTAATTTGTAAGTGTGCTTGTAGTTATTTGTTTTTAGCTAGTTACTAGGCCTTTAATAAACACTGTAAAAAGGCCAGAAGAGAATAACGCTTGTTGGTTTATGGTCCACCGTGACGACTACATCGACCGAGAAATAACAAAATCTCGGTTAATCGAGCTTTAGACGCTTCCTAAACTTTAACCTTTAATTTCGTTAACAAAAAATATAATATATATCTATAAAATCTATACCATTAGATTCATATTTAGAAAAGGTatccaatgatataatttttatgacATATAGttatattttattgaccaaaatGATGATCAAAATATTTTTCTTAAAATAATCAAAATATTCCCAATACTATAATTTTTTTGACATAgaatttatattttattaacCAAAACGATGATCAAAATAACTACTGCACGTCAAACTGATCGGAATATTTTGCTTTGTAGAGAATCAacttgtggttggatggttaggagggcagtgacacccccagcccaccagagtttaaAACCTCATGTTTGACACTTTGATGTCTCATAAAAAGACGGAATATTTTTCAGTGGGAGACGATGTTCCCGTAGACAACGAGGCGCATGTGGTGACTTTGTCAATCTCAAGACTCATCGGATGAAGTTTCTTTGACGTAGTCTAGATGCTTATAAGAGCAGGGTGTACGTGCGTGGAATGAGTGTATGTGAGTATCTGTGAGCGTGTACGTTTGTGTTTCGTAAAAAAAAAAAGGTATATTTTGCTTTGTACCTGTTCCGGGTGTTTATCAAGACAACGCAACACATCACAGCCCCGACCTAAACCCCAAGAGGATCAATCCAACGGCAGCCAACGCCCACACCTCCCAACCAACGGCGAGACTGGCCTTCAACCACCTCCCCACCGTCCTGTATAAATCTCTCTCAAAACCTAAAGAGGGCTAAAACCCTTGCGGCGGCGCCTCTCTTTTCCCCACCCCACTCGCCGCAGCCGAAATCCCTGCCCCCCTCGCTCAATCGGCGCAAGGTTCGTGGGATTTTGTGTGTTTCAGCAGCTCGGATTCGTTCTACACACGAGCTCGTTGGTTTGACTCGGTTCTTTTGCTGCGCCTGCGATCCAGGTGAAATCGGAGCTCTCGTTTGCTGAGTCGAGGCGTGGTGGGAGATGTTGGTGCTGTTCGAGACGCCCGCCGGGTTCGCCCTTTTCAAGGTCCTGAACGAGGGCAAGCTCAGCAAGGTCGAGGTGAGTTGTCGCCGCCGCCCCAGCTCTTCGTTTGGTGTAGATTACTCGCGGTTCAATTTTTCTCTGAATGTTCTTTTTTGGGGCTAATGGAGCTGTGTGTTCGTTTTTTGTTTGTAGGATCTATGGCAGGAGTTCACGACGCCGGACTTGGCGAGAAAGGTTTGTGCTTTGTTCTTTTCTTCCGACGGCAAAATAACTTCTCTTTCCCGTACAATTAGTCGGTCCGTGATGTACACATTATAATCGAGTTAGTCGAAAAAAATTATTGCTATGAGTAAGCAAGAATCCATGATGTGCTTCCTAGCTATCCTCGTAACTTAGTTATCTGATACAAGTTAGTGCTCAATGGATGCTTGTATGTCCAGTTCAGCAGGCTGATAGATGATATCAGCTGTCAGCCACTCAGCCTAATGGGTTAACTTAGTTACCAGTAGAATACTGGACTTTCCACCTACTTAAAAAAGTGAACAGCGACATTCATAATTCCACTATTCTCCGTGAGTCCAATAGTCCAAAATAAGTCCAAAATAAGGAGAGTTTGCATGGTTCAGTTAAACCTTCTGATTTCTCTATATTTCTGATGTTGTAATGCCTAGACACCGACTGCTGCCTCCTGGTAATATCCATTGTAATTTAAGTTAGTGATATGAACTTCTTGGCTAGCACTTTGAGATAATTCAGTATATGCGTCCTATTTTGTATATTTTGTATACTTAATTTCTCTTACTGGCTCAATGTTACTTACCAGATATATTTATTTTAGGTGGTTGAGCTGAAGGCTTTCAACAAGTTCGAGAACACATCTGATGCCCTTTCCGCTGCAACCCTCATTCTTGATAGCAAGCCTAGCAAGGGTTTGCGCAAGTTCTTGCAGAAGCATTGTGATGGTGAAACGTTGGCGGTTGCTGATTCTAAACTTGGAAATGTTATAAAAGAAAAACTGGTCAGTTAGGTTCCTTAGTTACTTCGTTTCTGTTgtattaccaattccacttacaatTTTGTGTGCTTTCACAGAAAATTGACTGTGTTCACAACAGTGCTGTGATGGAGCTGATGAGAGGGCTGAGAAATCAGCTTAGTGAGCTTATATCTGGTTTGGGCACACAAGACCTTGGTCCAATGAGCCTGGGATTGTCCCACAGCTTGTCTAGATATAAGCTAAAGTTCAGTCCGGAAAAGGTGAGTCAATACTGGCGCTTATCTTTCTTCCGCTGGTCATGTTACTTTGTGCTTCATTTCCGGTTTGGTGGCTCCTGTATCTCGTGAGTTGTCATTATCTTTCATTTTGTATATATGCATGGTCAAGCCTTTGTTAGTATTCTGTGTTGGACTGTTTGCTATTTATTGAAGTTTCTTTTGCAACATTTTGTATATTGCTGTCATGTCCTATGGTAAGCCACTACTATCCTCCTTGTCATTTTCTTGGTGGCCTTTTTGTACTGATATTTATTGAATTACAGTCGTGATATTCATTGAAGCTAACATCTTGTCACCTGTTCCACATGAACATATGAGGTAATGCTATTTTTTCTTCTGATGCTACAGGTTGATACCATGATCATTCAAGCCATTGGCTTATTGGATGATCTGGACAAGGAGCTTAACACATACGCAATGAGGGTTCGTGAATGGTATGGTTGGCACTTCCCAGAGCTCACTAAAATAGTGGCAGATAATATACAGTATGCAAAAGTTGTGAAGTTGATGGGAAATAGGACGAACGCGGTCAATCTTGATTTCTCAGAGGTAGATTGTGGACAAGTCTAAATATGAGTGCCATTCCTAATTCCTATGCAGGAAATTTGCTTATTAAGAACTTCTGTTTTCTTCAGATACTGACAGATGACGATGTGGAAGCACAGTTAAAGGAGGCTGCAGTAATATCCATGGGAACAGAAGTTAATGATCTTGACTTGTCAAACATTAGGGAACTTTGTGATCAAGTCTTGTCTCTTTCTGAGTACAGAGCTCAGCTGTATGATTATCTGAAAAGTAGGATGAACACAATCGCGCCAAATTTGACTGCTCTTGTGGGTGAACTAGTTGGTGCTAGGCTTATTTCACATGGTGGCAGTCTGCTAAATTTGGCTAAGCAGCCTGGCAGCACAATTCAGATACTCGGTGCAGAGAAGGTGAGTTCACTATATGTAAAATTATGTATATATTCCATCTATTCTGTAAACTTGATTCTGGGTTTGAATTGTTTATCGACGgatggatttttcatataaaaacAGGGAAGAGGCATGATAGGGTTAGGCAAGTCGATGTTCTTATTATCTTCTTTGATATTTGTATCCTTCAATAGTGTCAGACAAATGCAACAAATGCACACATGTCTTTTGTACAATCAATCTTGTAATGCATGGGCTCATGGCTGCAAATGACTTATGTTGTAACATCtctttgaatttgcctttagcgAAATAAACTGAACTCTATATTTCTCTCCAGGCTTTGTTCAGAGCTCTGAAGACAAAACATGCTACACCTAAGTATGGTCTCATCTACCATGCATCCTTGATTGGTCAGGCAGCTCCAAAGCACAAGggaaagatttctcgatctcttgctTCAAAAGCAGCTCTTGCCATCCGGTATGATGCCCTTGGTGATGGTGAAGATAACTCCATTGGTCTTGAGAGTCGACTTAAGGTATTGATATTGTCAAAACACCATTTATGTACAGTATAAAAATTTATGAGGATTGTCTTTGACATGAAGAACATTTGAACAGCTTGAAACACGTCTTCGGGTTCTTGAGGGTAAAGAACTAGGGAGATCTGCTGGTTCCACAAAGGGAAAGCCCAAGATAGAAGTGTACGAGAAAGACCGGAAGAACGGTGCTGGGTTAATTACACCGGCTAAGGTAAGCAGCATCATGGTTTTGTCTTATTATTCCAAAGATGCTTCCCAACAATTGGTAACAAGGGCAAATAATGTGGACTTTTTCTCTTATCCTGGCAAGAACTTAAGAATAACATTTGTTAGAATTGTGGAGCCATGTTAGGGTACTAGACTTCTGGATATTCTTTGTTGGGCAAGGGAAAGAGTACCCTCGATATTTTGCTTTCAGCATACTTATCCCCTCTTATAGTCGTGAAAAATAATTGTCATTCATGGTATTCATCTtggtttaatgttttaaactttcaTTTATCAGACGTACAACCCTTCGGCTGATCTGGTTCTTGCACAACCGACTGAAGAAACAACTAAGAAGCCCGAGACAGCTTCAAAGAAGAGGAAACATGAGGATGTGGAGACTGCACCATCAGTCGAGACTACCGGGGATGCAGTTCAAGAGgatgggaagaagaagaagaaaaagaagtccAAGGACAGCGAGGAGATTCCTGCAGCGGATGCCAGTggtgacaagaagaagaaaaagaagtcgAAGGAGATTGAGGAGCCTGGTGCGGCCACTGCTGaaggagaaaagaagaaaaaaaagaagaaaagcgACGCACAAGATGAGGAGGTTGTTGCAATGGAAACTGAGTCTGGTAAAAAAgataagaagaaaaaaaagaagcAGGCTGATCAATGAGCTTTTGGGTTCAAGACTTTGTGTTATGTAAAATGGGATTTTAGCGGCTACTTGATGTTAGTAAGCCTTAGTATAGGAACCTTGCAGGGTTCAGTTTACTCATGCAGCTGTATTGAACAACTCACGATATTTGAAAGACAGGTGACATTGAAATTTTGTTGTTCAAAATACCCTGTGTGCTCATTGCATGTGAAATATTTTTTGTCAGGTATGAAGATTGCCCTATCCAATGGCTTGTTCTCCCCCGCTTTTGTTTTAAACTTCTTGCAGTGTGTACTGCAAGACCGGCCGAAGGGGTTGAGGAAGCCAAAACCTTTGTTTGGAAGTGCCGCTGCCTTATCCCTATCTGTATGTGCATGCTCACTTCTCTCTGTTCTTCTGAAATGAAATGGAACTACTACAAAACTGCTGCTGCCTTATCAGTTCTGGTGGTCAGTGTAACTTTATCTTGTGAGTTTAATCTATTAATTTAATTGCATCAGTAGCTTGAACTTGCTTCAGCCGTACTACCTGTTTTTACATGCAAGTGCTGCTGCTTATATATCTGCGTGTGCATGCTGGAACATGTGCTCACCTCTTCTCTTTATTCtttcttgtgaaatgaaatggaaCAAGTACTACAATTTCATCCATCATTAGCTCCTAGCCTAGCTATCTATATATTGGCTATATATAGCACAAGGTTCTTGTTTCTAGCTTGTTTTAGGCAGTCAATGGAAAGGTAGCTGCTCTGCATTGCATATTTGCATGGACAATGGTGGTCGCACTGCTGCTGTGGTTGGGAGCGCCCGCGCATTGCATCCTGCATGCAATGCGCGCGTGCCTTCCAACGGCCTTGAATCGGTCGGTTATCCatgggccgccgccgcctctccttGCCGGAGACGGCGGCTGGCGGTGCCATTCCGGACCCATTTCCTCCTGATCTACAGTGGCCCTTTGGTCGCCTCGAATTTCTTACTCGTGACGAGGTCCGCAGCTCCGCCTACGAGATTTTCTTCATCGCCTGCCGCTCCACCTCTGCCGGGGGACGCCTCGCATTCGCCACTGGGGATAACCATGAGGGAGCCAAGACGGTGGCGGGGGCAAAGAACATGGTGGTGGTGAGCCGCCTGAAGCAGTCGCTTGGCCTGCGCTCCAGGAAGACGAGGTCCATGGTGGGAGCCAAGCCAATGACGTCGGCGGAGATCATGCGGCGGCAGATGGGGGCCGCCGAGCAGACGGACGGCCGTCTCCGCAAGACACTCGCCCGCTGCCTCGTCGGCCCCCAGGTATCTCCATGCATTTCGTCATTCTCTGAAAATAAATATTTTATTCATTCGCAGACTAATTTGTTGGTTGTAGATGCCCAAGAAGGTGGAATCACTTGTGCTTCCCATGGAGCTCCTTCGACGCATCAAGACCTCCGAGTTTGCTGACGCAGACGAGTACCGCTTGTGGCAGCTCCGCCAGCTCAAGCTTCTGGAGGCAGGCCTCGTCTCACACCCGTTTGCGCCGGTCGACCGCAGCCCTGCGGCGTCCTCTCTCAGCGAGATGGCCAGGTCCACCGAGCTGCAGATCGATGTGCGCGCCCTCTCTGCCACCGTCATGGCTCTGGCCTGGCGCTCCGTCGAGGTTTGTCATTGGGCCGACGGCTACCCCCTAAATGTGCACCTCTACCTgtccctcctccgtgccatcttcGACCTCAGGGACCAGACGGTTGTGCTGGACGAAGTTGACGAGCTGCTGGAGCTGATCAAGAAGACGTGGAACGTGCTGGGGCTCAACAGGATGATCCACAATGTTTGCTTCACCTGGGTCCTCTTCGAGAGGTACGTCACTACTGGAGAGATCGAACAGGACCTGCTGTCGGCTACCTTGGTGATGCTCCGGCATGTCTCTGAAGACGCTATGAAAGCAGAGAGGGAGC
It includes:
- the LOC127332110 gene encoding probable nucleolar protein 5-1; the protein is MLVLFETPAGFALFKVLNEGKLSKVEDLWQEFTTPDLARKVVELKAFNKFENTSDALSAATLILDSKPSKGLRKFLQKHCDGETLAVADSKLGNVIKEKLKIDCVHNSAVMELMRGLRNQLSELISGLGTQDLGPMSLGLSHSLSRYKLKFSPEKVDTMIIQAIGLLDDLDKELNTYAMRVREWYGWHFPELTKIVADNIQYAKVVKLMGNRTNAVNLDFSEILTDDDVEAQLKEAAVISMGTEVNDLDLSNIRELCDQVLSLSEYRAQLYDYLKSRMNTIAPNLTALVGELVGARLISHGGSLLNLAKQPGSTIQILGAEKALFRALKTKHATPKYGLIYHASLIGQAAPKHKGKISRSLASKAALAIRYDALGDGEDNSIGLESRLKLETRLRVLEGKELGRSAGSTKGKPKIEVYEKDRKNGAGLITPAKTYNPSADLVLAQPTEETTKKPETASKKRKHEDVETAPSVETTGDAVQEDGKKKKKKKSKDSEEIPAADASGDKKKKKKSKEIEEPGAATAEGEKKKKKKKSDAQDEEVVAMETESGKKDKKKKKKQADQ